The nucleotide sequence GCGGGCCTTCTGTGATTTGACAGTTATATTGGTATGGGCCAGTTCGGACAGTATTTGTCCTGAATAGCCCAGTCAGTAAATGAGCCCAAAAGAAAGTCTTTTTGAGGCCCAAAATGAGGTCCCATGTACTTCGACCGGAATATTGGTGTGGGCCAGTTTGGACGGATCTATCTGTTTTGAATAGCATGGGGCTTGTCCTAACAGTGCGTCAGGCTCTTAATGATTAGTGATCGCAGCTATGATCCGTGATTcatattgatttttttgataatcgtgACTAACTCTATACAAATTTGTCCATTACAtatttgatatgaatttaaagTGTAAAATCAGTCTGTTAAATCCGTGTGCGGAGAAGACGACAACATGATCTATACACATGTCTGATATTCAAATGACATTTGATCGATTGAGTTTTTCTAAAACATAACTTAGACTGTTGAAATTATAAGAGAAATTCTTGAAACTTGCCGCGCAACATCTACACACATCGATGTATTTTTTAACCTGTAGAGTCAGGAAtttaatgcatatatatatacacacacacatagcaCCAACATTAAGTGTTGGGTTGTACAACAATTGAACACATGCATATTGAACGGCCTTGACAACTATTCCATTGTATCCTCTCGGACCTCTCCTCGGTAATTGTAGAAATCCAAGTATTATTATGTGGCAGTACTTATAACACTCAATTTCAATATCAATTTTCACATGATTAATTTACTATACTTTTACCGCTCTATCACATGATGAGATGATGAAAAAACATCAGAGCTAGAAAATACTATTATTAATTGTTTTTGCACTTTCTGCATCGCGATATATGTTTTTTCCCCCGCTGTAGAGGCCATGGTTAATGTATTCAAATGTTTcaagtactatatatatatattgaatacATTAATAATTCACTTTTCATAGTCTGAAACGCTGCTTACACAGTGGTGGTCTGGTCCAGCAGAATACAATGATCCTGATCACTGATCAAACAAAAACACAGTAATTGGAGACTTTGTGTTTTATCTAGAGAATCGTCATGCAGGTGTCACAACCTCGCAGTTGTTGTGAAATTCACAAGGTAGGGTACCCCAAGAACCAAAAACGAATCTcttcagataaaaaaaaaccttaatttGATTATATAAATTAGTAAtcacacaaaacaaaaaagaaccaagaaaaggttgatttatatatataaatatataaatatagctGGAAAATGAGAAATAGACCTAACAGAAAGCCAAGTGAAGGATGAGGAGAAAAGTGAAAGAagtagagaaagaaaaagaaggtgccaagtaaacaaagaacaTGGAATTATCCCGTTTTCACTCCATCTAGGTAACTGAGacggagaagaaaaggaaacatcatacttataaagaaaagaaactgcTAAATAGAATTTTTGACTTGACGAGACCATATCCATCACAACCATCACCATCAACAACATCTTCCACATCAACATCGATCGTCATAcgttaaatatatatttatatatatatatatataatgaattcTTCATCTTGTAAAGTCATGGACAAGGCTTGTTGGCCTGTCTGTGACGTTGAGTCGCCAGGAAAGGAATGGATTAATGCCTGTGTTATTATGATGATCAGCTGAGTCAACATGATCGCTACTACTGTCTTCTATGAACCTGAATTCATTTGTCTGAGAATAGCATGCCATTTTCTGTGAACTCTGCTGTGATTGATGATGAACCCATGGATTGTAACTCTGTTGCTGCTCCATCACTCCTGATGAACCTCCATTTCCACTCCCATTTGCTGCTGTCGCTCTCCTCTCTTCCTTCTTGAACCGAATTCCACACGCATTGCACAATGACTGCCACatcaccaaaaacaaaaaaaagaacatcAAAATCACACTCTGCATAGACGGAAAATAATAAACATCTCAACAATTGATATCCCGATTATCCTAGCTGCTGCTGAGTTTGACGGACAAGATCCAAATGAATTCCTCAGCTCAGCAGCTGGATagtgggatccctatcattattAATATACACAACAATTTCGCTCATGTAGAATCTATAGGTGTGTGTATAGTTTCTTGATTGAATTAGTTAGTACATACCTTTGGGCCTCTGGGTCCATTTCTCCAAAGAGGGGTAGAGGTGGTGTCACAGTTGGCACATCTACGAGCGAGGAGAGGATCATTGGTTGAGTTGCTAGCAGTGCTGCTGCTACCATTGTTGCTTCCACTACGACTGCTGGTCTTGTGAGTTGGTGGATAGGCTGAGGAACCTTTGGACTGCCAAATGTCCCAGCACAAGTTAGACATGCAGCGATTTTTCTGACTCTCGTTATCATCTTGATCGCTTAAACGAGTCGATGGGGTGCCAAGAGAGAGTGTGCAATCAACTGAAGAGGACGTGAAAGAATACATATCGGTTGTTTCTTCATAAGACTTCTGATGATCAGGCATGGAGAATAGCATGGAGAAGCAACTACTGTTCCCTTGGCTGTGAAACAAACCACATGAACATGGTCCAACCATGTTCCCTTGACACCTATGCATCATTTGATagtgaaagagaagaagaagaagaaggaaggaaggaagaggtGGGCAATGAGAGAAGAATGAAGAGGGTGATGTGGAGTTTATAGTTAAAGAGGAGGTGAGTGTGACAGAGAGTACGAGCCAAATAGTAAACTGAGAGCGATATGTAATAATATAGTGTTTGAATGAAGGGAGGAAGAGGGAGAGGACTGAGAACAAGTGTTTGTCTGGTAGCTTTATAGGCTAATAAAATGGCGAAATACCAGTCAGCACCTGCAGTCCACGTTGTCGTGaaatgcaattggagacatctAACTGTACGTATTTATAGTAAAATATACtcgtaaatatatatttttaataaagaagaaaaattagTCAGTGAGTGCGTtgagtgtttgtgtgtgtggcGCTAGTAACAATGAAAGAGAGAGTAATTGGGTCAAAAGAGAGCCCACGTGACTAGCGGGAACAGTCTTCCATGGATCTGCTCTTCGCCGATCACGAGGACCTCTATTGGGTATTGGAGTCTCAGACACACATCAAAACCTCTGTCcgtatcctctctctctctatctttctccCTCTGTGCTCTGCGACTGACTGCAAGCCTCCCAAGGAAAATGGAATagtcttctctctcttctcttgttCTGATCCCCACGCGCTTTCCTGTCGTCTGTCATATCCACGCGATGATCATTCGCTGCATGCATCACATGCATCTGCGACTAGTATATTCAAAGCACAACCCCTGACCAGCTACCTCCATGACCCACGAATCATTAATTtcattgtgttttttatttttcttttgagatTTAGACCTATTTTTAGCATACAACAATTAATAAATTTCGCTATTGCTTTTTCATATgttatttctttcatttccGTGTTCAATTTCATATGTGGGTATATCTCACCTCGGGAGTTAGATTCTAAGCTGATACAACTATTTTCAAGTGTTTGTCCTAAGCTTCGGTCCAACTAACTTGTCAAGGTGATTTGCCCATAACTAGCCCGACCCGATTATGAATTTTGTGGACCATTCAAAGAGCACGATTGTTGAGTTGTTATTGGttaccaaattaaaaaaaaaaatcaactaatACACATTATGCTTTTGATCTAAAATATGAATGCAAAATAATAATCCCGTCAAGATTAAAACTGTGCAGTGTATTCTACGGTCAagaatgataaagatctcagtaGCTGGTATCTCATTTATCATAACTGCTGAGTTGAACGCACATAATCAAAGTAAATTTGTGAGCTCCATATAATACATAAGAAATCTTGTACTCAGAATTCAATACTAATTAGGATGTTAATTGTTGAGATCCTTATCATAGCTGTTATGCGATAAGATTGATGTAATGAGAATTTGTACATGTTCTCAATTAATGCAACAGACTATATTAACTATTTAGAATACAAATGAAAGAGGTCCATTAACCATAGCTTTCTATAGAGCTATATGTATAGGTCATTAATTTTGCATGTTGAAGTCTTTATGGCATCATGTTTGATAGcttttgtttttaactttttattttgaatgattgagatgtatgtgtatgtgtatgtgtatgtatgtggtGTTCAAACTCTTTGTGAGGGTGGTGTGAtcgggatatatatatataagctttAATGCAAACCCCTGCACACACATGTGTCACTATGATATGAAATGTATACTTCTTCAAAATAGCAATGACCACCACAGTACCCGATCCCTCTGTACTCCTGTAAGTTGTTATAGGCCAAATCCAATCCGTCAATCTTTACAATCTACCTATCTATATGGTAATATCATATAACAGTCAGTTTTGATATAATTCGATCGTACCCCTGGATTCACGTGATCAACCCCAAGCAAACGCCAAAATTTCGTCATGATAATCTACACAACCTTGCCATCACAACAAACCAAAAAGCTTTTCTCATAGCTTGTGTCTTGGAAGATCCGGAGATTTTGACGGAAAACCCACAAGAATCacaaaagataaagaagaaaaagagagataaaGGTGTCCCAAACAAGGTACTAAGCAATCATCAAAGCAACATCCCTACTTCTCCTCCCCTCGATCTCTACTTGgcttaaagagagagagagtgagtccATGTTGAGTCAAAGATGGAAACTCTCAATaaagaaaaaggtcaaaaataaacaaaaacaacaataaaaactgAAAAAACCAAAGGTTGTAGGCCCCACGTTGTTCATCATAGCAAGCCCGAACAAACAAACTCCTCTGAAGTCCCGACCCCATTCGATCGAAAGATTcaaaaaaaacatgaagagagagagagagagagagaatcagatCGTCTAGAGATTGGTGAACCATATAGTTCGACAAACGGGACGACCAGTACCACCGCTTTCCAAGAGATGCTCCTCTCAGTCTCATATTCGCTTTGTAAATAATAATTACACATTTTATTACTCATTCATAATTACTACCACTCTTTCAACTCACTCACCCCTAATTTTAAATTTCTCTATTCTGTAAATCATTCTTCTTATCCTTCTGACGGCAGGTCACCCGTCTAGAGTTATAGAACGTAatccaacaatattttggtCCCTTTCAAAGATGAAAGATTGTATTTGATGAATTTGCGTAACATTGTTCACAATTTAAAGAATGTGTGACCAAGTTTAGCAATTTTAAACTAGGTGTTTACTCTCAAAATTATCACGATTGGGGCCGAGACACTACAGTTATGTTAGAGATCTCAATAACTGATATTTTCATTATCTCAACtattgaattgtatgcatagaattttatGCGCACTATGTGTGACATATGTAAACCACAAATTCATTTGGATTGACTCTGAGTGTCCAATTCAACAATGAGATAGCAACGGGTGAGATTTTTATATTTTGGGAGACGCGGTGCGTAACCATAACCACATCCAAATGCAAATACATTACACGCGATCCCATTTTACGTGAAACACACGACTTGAATTTCCACTCACCGTGGCTGACACGCTGTGTGGAGTGAAACGGGAAAGATGAGCCTGAAATCGTTTTTAAGCACTAATGCCTATAAATTCGAGTAATTAATGAAGATCTGAGTTATACTCTTTTTTAATGGGAAACGACCTGGGATTTGCTTAATCCTGCAAACCAAGCGCAAAATGATTAAGGATTTTACATGCTTGAACATCAATCATGATGTTATGTGGCTCGTTGGATTTGGTGGGACCAAGGTTGGGTCTTGTTCCATTTTCCAAGGTCAGGCAGAACGTATCTGCAGACCCAAATGATCTAAATCAAATTAATGCTAATAATCATTAAACAAATCAATCTCGTATCACTAATCAAGGTGCCACGTGGATGTCTAGggattttttttcatgcatgcatgcaaaatatattaaaaattaaatttaaaacataGTAAAAACGAATCAATTTGAATAAGaataaacattaaaaattaacaCATTCCTCAAAAGCAACAAGATACAACTGGAATGTTTGTCTCCTCCCCCCCCTATTATTTTTCtccctttctctttctctctctagcactttctttctctttcttgttgAAGGGGTTatggatttttattttgtttgggaTTGGTCTAGTGATGTTGTTaacgaagaaaaagaaaaaagtagagATAATTGAGAACCCAATGGACCAAAACACAATAGGAAAAGGAGGGGGAAATAGAACCCCAGCTAATGCTAATGAGCCGTCCTATGAAAGACTTAAGTTGCGTGTCAGTATGATGACATCTAAGGAGAGACACTGTAGTGCTGTAACCTCTAATTGTCTCCTCTATGGAGGTCTAACCCACTATACCCTACCTATGCACCCTAAAGAAATCTCAGACTttccctttttccttttcttttctattgtAGTACTCCACATTTGTGACCTAATCTGAAACTAATTTGTTTTTAGTTAGGTTAATTGTATGTATACATGCTGATTTCCTTGACGATAAACCAGAGTTATATCTCTGGGTTTAAGATGGATGAGGCTAAGATCGAAAGTTCGAACAAGTTGTGAGTATTTCCTAGTTCCTAGTTCCGTATGCCTCTCCACTTCCGATGAGGGGTTATAAACCCCATTTCATCCCCATAGGTTTCAATCCAGTCTTTCTTATCGTTAGCATGATGTGGTTTGTTAAGGTGATTTGAGGTTTACGTTCACTCAGCTATTCAAATGACATACTGGGTTGAGTGGtttctcggttaaaaaataagaagaatatttatttgacgatataattaatcaataaaaaaaaaagtgatgtgAATACTGCTTTGGAAAATTAGGCTGAATTAACCAATTAATTAATATCAATACCGTGATTGAATTTATTCATGTTTGGTCAAAATCTAAAGAATTAATGAATGCCCCAAAACTGGGAGAAGTATCTTTGGCTTGGATCGATCCAGTCATCGAACAGTAAATCAATGCATGTTCTTTACGTAAACCcttcttttgtttatttgtcTCCAAACCTCCTCCTACAAGCGGTCAATTAGTACTCCTTTTCTCTTTTATGCTTTGAATATTCATAAACCTTTTTTGTAGATCaagaataataatattaataaacaaGTAATTTAATTAAGAATTGAGAGCTGTGTGGTCCTGATTCATTCAACACTTTTCAGTAGTATTAGTTTTGAGAAAAAGAGTAAATATATTGCCTTGGAACGTTGAAGACTCATTCAACACTTTTTTGCTTTGTATATTGGCTATTCCATATGTGGGCCTACACATAGATGGATCTCCAATACCAAGTGAGATTTCCTCTATTTCTTCGATCGGGTGCGTCTTTTGCTTCCCTTCACTTCAAGGAAAAGTGTGTGATTGCCCAAAAAATAAGTTCGAACCCAAATGGCTTGTCTTGTGGGACTTGGTATACCTTCTTTTACACTATTAGAAAATCCAGTCTAAACACTTTAAACAAATATTGTCCACATTGAACCAAAGACCTGCACAACTTTGTTTTGCTTGGGTCCAAAAAACTCGTTGGTTCTATGAGAAATATTAGATCTTTACTTATATGTCATTCAGTTGGATTGTGTCAATCCGATGTGGAATAAAGTCTTAATAGACACTTCTAGGCTCTAGCTATAAAAATACTGCTCCAATGTTGCAATCTCGTTTAGAGTAATGTCATAGACTCTCAAAATATGACTCTCATTTTACCCCCAAAATCTGCGTGGCATGTGAAAATCCATTGATCataaacacacatgtaagaCCCACTTAACATTATTCGAGACAAAACGAGATTCATAttttggggtctcaagcattattcatcTCGTTTAATACAAGTctttatatatgaaaattacAAATTATTAGACGGGACATTTTTTTAAGTCAATTGTGGTAAGTTGTGGGCATAACTATATGAAATAGTTTATGTTTCATTTTGAATGAAGTTCTCTTTTGGGCTTGTGAGATCATCTCTAGTGATGAACGAATGGTCTTACTTGCGCTTGGGCCAGCTTGTTGTTTAGGTTTTTCAATTGAATGCTTCTTTGGGCTTCTCTAGTAATGGGCCTTAGTCCTTACGAAACTGATTCCTGGAGACTTCGGATGTTGCCTCTAGGCCCGCAACAACTTAACTTTCGGCCCATCCTGGAGAAGGAATAGGATTTAGGATAGTGAATATCCATCAATAACAAAGCCCATTAAgcccaataaaagaaaatggaatCAAAAGGAGAAAAACAAATCGAAGCACAAGTCCGTTGATCTGTCAACAAGAATTTCAAATTCACTGTTCTTTCTCTCTTCCGTTTGATCTGATCTGTGTAGTCATGGGGCTTCTAAGCATTATTCGGAAaatcaagaagaaagagaaggaaatgcGCATTCTCATGGTGTATGTACTAGCTTCCAACTCCTTCCTTTGACATACACTATCACACATATTCTCGTTTGTTTCTGTTGATTCGGGAATGAAAAGCTAATTCTTGTTTCAGGGGACTTGATAATTCTGGGAAGACTACGATTGTTTTGAAGATAAACGGAGAAGACACTAGTGTCATCAGTCCCACGCTGGGTTTCAATATCAAAACCATCGTATACCAAAAGTGAGATCTCTGTCAACACAAATTATACCTTGATAAATACTAATTCTCTGTGTTTCTTTGATTCTTCTTAGCGCAATTGTATATTTGGTACTGTTTTGTGGTGTTTTTGTTCATCAGGCAATTTCTCAAGCATGTAGCGAGCGTATCTTTTATGATACTTGGTTCGACTGCTgagaaattaaaatataaattcttgTGACTTCAGAGTCTTGTGGTGCTGGTGTTGTTTGCAGATAGATTCTCAAGTCTGAGATCTCATCTGTTCTATTTATCCTGATGTGCTGAATGTTGGGATACAAATTTGTTTGGACGTTGCAGGTATACCTTAAATATATGGGATGTTGGAGGCCAAAAA is from Tripterygium wilfordii isolate XIE 37 chromosome 14, ASM1340144v1, whole genome shotgun sequence and encodes:
- the LOC120015663 gene encoding GATA transcription factor 18-like, with protein sequence MMHRCQGNMVGPCSCGLFHSQGNSSCFSMLFSMPDHQKSYEETTDMYSFTSSSVDCTLSLGTPSTRLSDQDDNESQKNRCMSNLCWDIWQSKGSSAYPPTHKTSSRSGSNNGSSSTASNSTNDPLLARRCANCDTTSTPLWRNGPRGPKSLCNACGIRFKKEERRATAANGSGNGGSSGVMEQQQSYNPWVHHQSQQSSQKMACYSQTNEFRFIEDSSSDHVDSADHHNNTGINPFLSWRLNVTDRPTSLVHDFTR